One Mercurialis annua linkage group LG3, ddMerAnnu1.2, whole genome shotgun sequence DNA window includes the following coding sequences:
- the LOC126673227 gene encoding uncharacterized protein LOC126673227 translates to MACAATRPTFLFHFSQISPPKPKIYLTKSPFLSLHKPHFVLHSIDVSKEDKPPISDQPTTPPPPPPLTEAPPEAAETEQTFDERRMEEKFAVLNTGIYECRSCGYKYDESAGDPSYPIAPGFQFEKLPEDWRCPTCGAAKSFFVSKSVEIAGFAQNQQFGLGGNSLTSGQKAILIYGSLFLFFALFLSGYFLQ, encoded by the coding sequence ATGGCTTGTGCAGCTACAAGACCCACTTTTTTATTCCACTTCTCCCAAATCTCACCTCCAAAACCCAAAATTTACCTCACCAAATCCCCATTTCTTTCTCTCCATAAACCCCATTTTGTACTTCACTCCATTGATGTCTCCAAAGAAGACAAACCACCCATCTCCGACCAGCCCACTACTCCTCCTCCACCGCCGCCACTAACTGAGGCGCCACCCGAAGCGGCGGAGACGGAGCAGACATTTGATGAGAGGAGGATGGAGGAGAAATTTGCCGTGTTGAACACTGGTATTTACGAGTGCAGATCGTGTGGGTACAAATATGATGAATCTGCGGGTGACCCATCATACCCAATTGCTCCCGGATTTCAGTTTGAGAAGCTGCCGGAGGATTGGAGATGTCCGACTTGCGGAGCTGCTAAGAGTTTCTTTGTGAGTAAGAGTGTTGAGATTGCTGGTTTTGCTCAGAATCAGCAGTTCGGATTGGGAGGTAACTCGCTTACTTCTGGGCAGAAGGCTATTTTGATATATGGCTCCTTGTTTTTGTTCTTTGCTTTGTTCTTGTCTGGCTATTTTTTACAATGA
- the LOC126671469 gene encoding probable transcription factor At3g04930, translating to MASEQDDAVFDHDHDLEDDDDESFQSQDDDDDLENDNDVIIGENENENDDVLPDDEDEEEEEDVNSVSPSTPVLPPVPVALPSASLVTIAAVPNGGGSAAVDHGPSLSLASTPPESKRQRVETTLVVHEKKPLPPPMDDSSRRLFQRLWTDEDEIELLQGFFDYTMQRGSNHHDTTMFYDQIKSKLQLDFNKNQLVEKLRRLKKKYRNVLNKISSGKEFSFKNPHDQATFEISRKIWSSTGKICVDDGNLDDEDGANPNPNLNFNSNFNHHHAIAAGDVKIEDHHNKSTTPRSKKRSRPRSTVATSVKFEDKRMPSDGFVPIIDVNNNNNNSNVNVSGLIEETLRSCLSPLLKELLSNTMASGSGSSCSGRGIGGLAMNAMPLSFGGSEMMVDEKWRKQQMLELEVYSKRLELVQDQIRAQLEDLRSMGGQ from the coding sequence ATGGCCTCTGAGCAAGACGACGCCGTTTTCGACCACGATCACGACCTCGAAGACGACGACGACGAGTCCTTCCAGTCTCAGGACGACGATGACGATCTCGAGAACGACAACGACGTCATAATTGGCGAGAACGAGAACGAAAACGACGACGTTTTACCTGACGACgaagacgaagaagaagaggaggacGTTAATTCTGTTTCTCCTTCTACTCCTGTTCTTCCGCCTGTTCCCGTCGCGCTTCCGTCCGCTTCTCTTGTCACCATCGCTGCCGTTCCTAACGGTGGTGGCTCCGCCGCTGTTGACCACGGGCCTTCTCTCTCCCTAGCGTCAACTCCTCCTGAATCAAAACGTCAGCGCGTGGAGACCACGCTCGTCGTTCACGAGAAGAAACCGCTGCCTCCTCCGATGGATGACTCATCGCGACGGTTGTTTCAGCGGTTGTGGACCGACGAGGATGAAATTGAGCTGTTACAGGGTTTTTTTGATTACACGATGCAAAGAGGAAGCAATCATCATGATACGACGATGTTTTATGATCAAATCAAGTCGAAATTACAGcttgattttaataaaaatcagCTGGTTGAGAAATTACGGCGGTTAAAAAAGAAGTACCGTAATGTTCTTAATAAAATTAGCTCAGGTAAGGAGTTTTCCTTTAAAAATCCTCATGATCAAGCTACTTTTGAAATTTCTCGTAAGATCTGGAGTTCTACGGGTAAAATTTGTGTTGACGACGGTAATTTAGATGATGAGGATGGtgctaaccctaaccctaacttgaattttaattctaattttaatcaTCACCATGCTATTGCTGCTGGTGATGTTAAAATTGAGGATCATCATAATAAGTCAACTACTCCTAGGTCGAAAAAAAGGTCACGTCCTCGTTCTACGGTTGCTACTAGTGTTAAATTTGAAGATAAGCGAATGCCGAGTGATGGATTTGTACCTATTATTGAtgttaataataacaataacaataGTAATGTGAATGTGTCGGGTTTGATAGAGGAGACGTTGAGGAGTTGCCTGTCACCGTTGTTGAAGGAGTTATTGAGTAATACAATGGCTTCGGGGTCAGGGTCGTCGTGCAGTGGGAGGGGAATTGGGGGATTGGCCATGAATGCAATGCCGTTGAGTTTCGGAGGCAGTGAAATGATGGTCGACGAGAAGTGGAGGAAGCAGCAAATGTTAGAATTGGAGGTGTACTCGAAGCGGTTAGAGTTGGTTCAGGATCAAATTAGAGCACAATTGGAGGATTTGCGATCTATGGGTGGACAATAG